One window from the genome of Nitrosospira multiformis encodes:
- a CDS encoding FxDxF family PEP-CTERM protein yields MKLIKSFVLTSIFCISSAGAFADTITHLNVGPLPTSLAYSNSFASASSGSTFFDDFIFTIPNGSANSVTSSINLSSILGLTDLRARLYTGSTHQTGAVVPGTLMEAWGTTVNYSPAVSATTVVLNPLTLDAGTYTLQVKGTVAGSAGGSYAGVLNISPVPEPETYAMLLIGLGLMGFMARRNKIS; encoded by the coding sequence ATGAAGTTGATTAAAAGTTTCGTCCTTACAAGTATATTTTGCATTTCCAGTGCCGGTGCTTTCGCTGACACAATTACCCATCTTAATGTTGGGCCCTTGCCAACTTCGCTCGCGTATAGCAACTCATTCGCTAGCGCATCTTCAGGCTCTACATTTTTTGATGATTTTATTTTTACGATTCCTAATGGTTCCGCCAACTCAGTCACTTCGTCAATAAACCTGAGTAGTATATTGGGTCTTACCGACCTTAGGGCTCGCTTATACACGGGTAGCACGCATCAAACTGGGGCAGTTGTCCCGGGTACGCTTATGGAAGCATGGGGAACCACCGTTAACTACAGCCCAGCAGTATCTGCAACAACCGTTGTTTTAAATCCGTTGACATTGGATGCTGGCACCTACACCCTTCAAGTCAAGGGAACGGTTGCTGGTTCAGCTGGCGGCTCATACGCGGGGGTATTGAACATTTCGCCTGTACCTGAACCAGAAACTTATGCCATGCTGTTGATCGGTCTGGGTCTGATGGGCTTTATGGCACGTCGTAACAAGATTTCTTGA
- a CDS encoding PEP-CTERM sorting domain-containing protein: MSYLRPLPGLLFALAISVYQPPGHAAVSTSYSFANITHSNAGAEADGEANLNVEMIDLGGSQVRFTFTNTSTSSLADVYFDDGTLLGIASISSSSGVSFSQGATPLNLPGGNTVSPAFVTTAGFLADSDAPVSPNGVTQGEWLSIDFNLTAGQTYSNVISALALPNNGGDGDLRIGVHVQGFAAGGSESFINIASPIPEPEVYAMLMAGLGLISFMARRNKTS; encoded by the coding sequence ATGAGTTACTTGAGGCCATTGCCGGGGTTACTGTTTGCCCTCGCGATATCGGTTTATCAACCGCCCGGACACGCGGCGGTATCGACATCTTATAGTTTTGCAAATATCACGCATAGCAACGCTGGAGCCGAGGCGGATGGGGAAGCGAATCTGAATGTTGAGATGATAGATCTTGGCGGCAGTCAGGTGAGGTTCACTTTTACCAATACCTCCACCTCTTCCCTGGCCGATGTCTACTTTGATGACGGTACGCTGCTCGGGATTGCATCCATTTCGTCCTCATCGGGGGTGAGTTTCTCGCAAGGGGCCACTCCGCTCAATCTTCCTGGTGGCAATACCGTCAGCCCAGCCTTTGTGACAACCGCAGGCTTTCTGGCGGATTCCGACGCACCTGTCTCGCCCAACGGTGTTACCCAGGGTGAATGGCTCTCCATCGATTTCAACCTGACTGCCGGTCAGACATACAGCAATGTTATTAGCGCGCTTGCACTCCCGAACAATGGCGGAGACGGCGACTTGCGCATTGGTGTGCATGTGCAAGGGTTTGCAGCGGGTGGCAGTGAGAGCTTCATCAACATAGCTTCTCCCATCCCCGAACCTGAAGTCTATGCCATGCTTATGGCTGGCCTGGGTCTGATAAGCTTTATGGCGCGTCGTAACAAGACTTCTTAA
- a CDS encoding patatin-like phospholipase family protein, with translation MIRSRIPSLLLVIVVAVLSGCATRPINPPLEWVDLKGGFRYETRWQHRIGYDTENIIILAFSGGGTRAAAFAYGALEALRRMDLIFPTGLNIRMLDEVDIITGVSGGAFTALAYGLYGDKLFNDYEQRFLKRDVQGEIIARTLNPANWGKLWTTGWGRSELAAELYDEILFNGATFADLDHGASPMIWVAATDITTGSRFVFSQRIFDIICSDLNALPLSRAAAASSAVPVVFSPVAINNYGGTCNKIRPAWVAPFVDTAEPPRPAARAVRQLQGEEAYGDGVNRPYLHLVDGAVSDNVGMRSVLMSLEILEALQESGVRTRLDTAKRIVVFIVNSMSSPTTKWDQSESIPGVLNILGKAAGTPIDSYSYETIELLKDTAARWRTLRMIRDWAALKGNKPPAVAAALRVPDAEIYAIDVSFPALDDKAELHFLNQLPTSFMLPAEAVDRLRAAAGTLIMASPEFQRFVRDAGIKLIVAPAAGGNPATAR, from the coding sequence ATGATTCGATCGCGCATTCCATCATTGCTTCTTGTCATCGTGGTGGCCGTGCTCAGCGGTTGCGCGACGCGCCCGATCAACCCTCCGCTCGAGTGGGTCGATCTGAAGGGAGGGTTTCGCTATGAAACCCGCTGGCAGCACCGCATTGGCTATGACACCGAGAACATAATCATCCTCGCCTTCTCCGGGGGTGGCACCCGTGCTGCCGCATTCGCATACGGAGCCCTCGAAGCCCTGCGGCGCATGGATCTCATCTTCCCGACGGGCTTGAACATCCGCATGCTGGACGAAGTGGACATCATAACCGGAGTGTCCGGGGGTGCGTTCACCGCGCTGGCTTATGGCCTGTATGGCGACAAGCTATTTAATGATTACGAGCAGCGCTTCCTGAAACGCGATGTGCAAGGTGAGATCATCGCGCGCACGTTGAATCCAGCCAACTGGGGAAAGCTGTGGACGACGGGTTGGGGCCGTTCTGAATTGGCGGCCGAGCTGTACGACGAAATCCTCTTCAACGGCGCTACTTTCGCCGATCTCGACCACGGCGCGAGTCCAATGATCTGGGTGGCGGCCACGGACATCACGACGGGCTCCCGTTTTGTCTTCAGCCAGCGCATTTTTGACATCATCTGCTCGGATCTCAATGCGCTGCCGCTGTCCCGCGCCGCTGCGGCCTCGTCCGCCGTGCCGGTAGTGTTCTCACCCGTCGCTATCAACAACTATGGCGGTACCTGCAACAAGATCAGACCCGCTTGGGTGGCGCCATTCGTCGACACCGCAGAACCGCCACGACCGGCGGCGCGGGCGGTACGGCAACTCCAAGGAGAGGAAGCGTACGGCGACGGTGTCAATCGGCCCTATCTCCATCTCGTCGACGGCGCTGTATCGGACAACGTGGGCATGCGCAGCGTGCTCATGTCACTGGAAATTCTCGAGGCGCTGCAGGAATCCGGCGTGCGCACGCGGCTCGACACTGCGAAGAGAATCGTGGTGTTCATCGTCAATTCGATGTCTTCTCCCACGACGAAGTGGGACCAGTCGGAGAGCATTCCCGGTGTCCTGAACATCCTAGGCAAAGCGGCCGGCACGCCGATCGACTCGTATTCATACGAGACGATAGAACTGTTGAAAGATACGGCAGCGCGTTGGCGAACCTTGCGGATGATTCGTGATTGGGCCGCATTGAAGGGCAATAAGCCTCCAGCAGTTGCCGCCGCGCTGCGCGTCCCGGACGCCGAAATCTATGCCATCGACGTCTCGTTCCCTGCGCTGGATGACAAGGCGGAACTCCATTTTTTGAATCAGCTGCCTACGTCGTTTATGTTGCCCGCCGAAGCCGTCGACCGTCTGCGCGCCGCAGCGGGGACGCTCATCATGGCGTCGCCAGAATTCCAGCGGTTCGTGAGGGATGCCGGCATTAAGCTGATCGTAGCACCAGCGGCTGGTGGCAACCCGGCGACAGCGCGCTAG
- a CDS encoding M48 family metallopeptidase, which produces MTTAKLFRSPKDRRTTPAGEIRHVSLNGKEVAYTLKRCKRRTIGMKIDSEGLTVRIPLRESVCWVESVLQNRADWVVEKLDEWKSRKSSEPVWEEGAVFPLLGEPWRLAAIATGVMQMTRATMKAGAEDRQMQLPLPSVLTARQIEKIVMDWYRNKALACFSERLALYADKLGVALPQLRLSHARTQWGSCNSRGIVHLNWRLIQMPLHLVDYVVAHELSHLIEMNHSPAFWQAVGRVYPNYAEARKELKRFG; this is translated from the coding sequence ATGACAACAGCAAAATTATTCCGGTCTCCGAAGGATAGGCGGACAACGCCCGCAGGTGAAATCCGCCATGTCAGCTTGAATGGCAAGGAAGTCGCTTATACGCTCAAGCGCTGCAAACGTAGAACGATTGGTATGAAAATTGACAGCGAGGGCTTGACTGTCCGCATTCCATTAAGAGAATCGGTGTGCTGGGTCGAATCGGTATTGCAAAACAGGGCCGATTGGGTGGTAGAAAAACTCGATGAATGGAAAAGCAGAAAATCCAGTGAACCGGTGTGGGAGGAAGGCGCCGTTTTTCCGCTCCTGGGCGAACCCTGGCGGCTGGCGGCGATAGCTACCGGGGTGATGCAAATGACTCGGGCAACCATGAAGGCAGGAGCCGAAGACAGGCAGATGCAATTGCCACTGCCATCCGTACTGACCGCCCGCCAAATCGAAAAAATTGTGATGGACTGGTATCGCAACAAAGCATTGGCATGTTTCAGCGAACGGCTTGCGCTGTATGCGGACAAGCTCGGCGTTGCACTGCCGCAGTTGCGGCTATCGCACGCCAGAACCCAGTGGGGCAGTTGCAACTCGCGTGGCATTGTTCATCTCAACTGGCGGCTGATTCAAATGCCGCTTCATCTGGTGGACTATGTGGTAGCGCATGAATTGTCGCACCTCATCGAGATGAATCATTCACCAGCCTTCTGGCAAGCGGTGGGACGCGTCTATCCGAATTATGCGGAGGCGAGAAAAGAGTTGAAGAGGTTTGGGTGA
- a CDS encoding lysophospholipid acyltransferase family protein — translation MNMILPVLRSTLYSLLQIVITPLYFLIVFAAFPLSPMSRYRITSGWAHLMLFLLRIICGIQYRVMGAEHIPQAPSIILSKHQSAWETLAFQQIFPPQVWVLKKELLRVPFFGWGLAMNSPIAIDRSSGKTALKQIVEQGKDRLKQGFWIVVFPEGTRIAPGKKGKYHIGGAWLATHTGAPVVPVAHNAGEFWGKNAFIKLPGTITVSVGAPIDPRGMESGDLNTMVETWIEAEMIRIGDQNRKAYDNSKIIPVSEG, via the coding sequence ATGAATATGATCCTGCCGGTGTTGCGTTCAACGCTATATAGCCTATTGCAGATCGTCATCACTCCGCTTTATTTCCTGATTGTATTCGCCGCGTTCCCACTATCGCCCATGAGCCGCTACCGCATCACTTCCGGCTGGGCGCATCTGATGCTGTTTCTGCTGCGCATTATCTGTGGCATACAATATCGCGTTATGGGCGCGGAGCACATCCCGCAAGCACCGAGCATCATACTGTCCAAACATCAATCGGCATGGGAAACCCTCGCGTTTCAGCAGATTTTTCCGCCCCAGGTGTGGGTACTTAAAAAAGAGCTGCTGCGTGTACCATTTTTCGGTTGGGGATTGGCAATGAATAGTCCCATTGCGATCGATCGCAGCTCGGGAAAAACGGCACTGAAGCAAATCGTCGAGCAAGGAAAAGATCGCCTGAAGCAGGGTTTCTGGATCGTGGTTTTCCCGGAAGGCACGCGCATTGCGCCGGGGAAAAAAGGGAAATACCACATTGGCGGCGCATGGCTCGCTACGCATACTGGCGCGCCAGTGGTCCCGGTTGCGCACAATGCGGGGGAATTCTGGGGCAAGAATGCGTTTATCAAACTTCCCGGCACAATTACAGTGAGCGTCGGCGCGCCGATAGATCCCCGAGGAATGGAGTCCGGCGATCTCAACACCATGGTGGAAACCTGGATCGAGGCGGAAATGATTCGTATTGGCGACCAGAATCGGAAGGCATATGACAACAGCAAAATTATTCCGGTCTCCGAAGGATAG
- the gmhB gene encoding D-glycero-beta-D-manno-heptose 1,7-bisphosphate 7-phosphatase — translation MKLAILDRDGVINFDSDAFIKTPDEWKPIPGSLEAIARLTQAGYRVVVATNQAGIGRGLLDMAALNAINDKMWKAANQAGGRIDAMFFCPHTTADNCDCRKPATGMFKEISQRFGLELGGVPAIGDSMRDLQAAAAVGAIPVLVLTGKGKKTKAEGGLPQNTRIFRDLAAAVDALTE, via the coding sequence ATGAAACTGGCCATTCTCGATCGCGATGGTGTCATCAATTTTGACAGCGACGCATTTATTAAAACGCCGGATGAATGGAAGCCGATTCCTGGCAGCCTGGAAGCGATTGCGCGTCTCACCCAGGCAGGTTATCGGGTCGTGGTCGCCACCAACCAGGCCGGCATCGGCCGGGGGCTGCTGGACATGGCCGCGCTCAATGCGATCAATGACAAGATGTGGAAAGCGGCAAACCAGGCGGGTGGACGCATTGATGCGATGTTTTTCTGTCCGCATACCACTGCGGATAATTGCGATTGCCGCAAGCCCGCAACCGGAATGTTCAAGGAAATTTCTCAGCGCTTTGGCCTGGAGCTGGGTGGCGTACCCGCAATAGGCGATTCAATGCGTGATTTACAGGCTGCGGCGGCGGTAGGTGCTATTCCGGTTCTGGTGCTGACCGGCAAAGGCAAAAAAACGAAAGCAGAGGGTGGACTGCCCCAAAACACCCGGATATTCCGTGACCTTGCAGCAGCCGTTGATGCACTGACGGAATGA
- the glyS gene encoding glycine--tRNA ligase subunit beta has product MSNATGNLLIELLVEELPPKSLKKLGDSFAEVIAANLKAQGLAENDAVITAFASPRRLAVHIENVAAQAADKSASQKLMPVSVGLDSNGQATPALLKKLGSLCIDAMDMPVSQLKRTFDGKVEALFFDSVVKGVVLAEGLQRAIDEALIKLPIARMMTYQLADGWKSVNFVRPAHGLVALHDAEIIPISVLGLTAGRETQGHRFEARVKAVMLKNADSYESQLKNEGAVIASFPARRAEIVRQLQAVSAETGLQPVEDEALLDEVAGLVEQPSVLVGKFDNAFLEVPQECLILTMKANQKYFPLLDASGKLSHQFLIVSNIRPADASQVITGNERVLRSRLADAKFFFDQDRKKTLAARVAGLDKVVYHNKIGTQAERVERIWAIAQAIGLRLGGNVLAAQAGEAAMLSKADLLTGMVGEFPELQGIMGRYYAQHDGLSHDIAFAIEDHYKPRFAGDELPRNMTGLCVALADKLETLVGMFGIGQTPTGDKDPFALRRNALGVTRMLTEKKIEISLEEVIRISSGVFNNKINFGDAESHQLLNFIYERMSSQLREQGYSPQQIEAVIAKRPQFLNEIHQRLAAVRAFSALPEAESLAAANKRVSNILKKAEGAVSSAVNAALLREPAEQALHAALNTVMPKTDIAFKLGKFSLALQELAALRTPVDTFFDKVMVNTEDADLRANRLALLAQLRQEMNRVADISKLAT; this is encoded by the coding sequence TTGAGCAACGCAACCGGAAATCTGTTGATTGAGCTGCTCGTTGAGGAACTGCCACCCAAATCACTTAAAAAACTGGGTGACAGCTTCGCGGAAGTAATAGCTGCAAACCTCAAGGCCCAGGGCTTGGCCGAAAATGATGCCGTCATCACGGCTTTTGCCTCACCGCGTCGACTTGCGGTGCATATTGAAAACGTGGCGGCGCAAGCGGCTGATAAATCCGCTTCACAAAAATTGATGCCCGTGTCAGTTGGCCTGGATTCTAATGGGCAGGCCACACCCGCCCTGCTCAAGAAACTCGGGAGTCTCTGCATCGATGCCATGGATATGCCAGTGTCTCAGCTTAAAAGAACGTTTGATGGCAAGGTAGAGGCCCTGTTCTTCGACAGTGTAGTAAAGGGCGTGGTACTGGCAGAAGGTTTACAGAGAGCCATTGATGAAGCTCTCATCAAGCTGCCAATTGCCCGGATGATGACCTATCAACTGGCCGACGGGTGGAAGAGCGTGAATTTTGTGCGCCCCGCGCATGGTTTGGTCGCCCTGCACGACGCGGAAATCATACCCATCAGCGTCTTGGGTTTGACCGCCGGACGAGAGACACAAGGGCATCGCTTTGAAGCAAGGGTTAAGGCGGTGATGTTGAAGAATGCTGATAGCTATGAATCGCAACTAAAAAACGAGGGTGCGGTTATTGCCAGCTTTCCGGCACGGCGTGCCGAAATTGTCCGGCAGCTTCAAGCCGTCTCGGCTGAGACAGGCCTGCAACCCGTGGAAGACGAAGCATTGCTGGACGAAGTGGCCGGACTGGTCGAACAGCCGAGTGTTCTGGTGGGAAAGTTTGATAATGCATTCCTGGAGGTGCCGCAAGAGTGCCTGATTCTGACCATGAAGGCGAATCAAAAATACTTTCCGCTTCTGGATGCAAGCGGCAAGCTCTCCCATCAATTCCTGATTGTCTCCAACATTCGTCCGGCAGATGCCAGCCAGGTAATTACCGGCAACGAGCGCGTGCTGCGCTCACGCCTGGCGGATGCAAAATTCTTCTTCGATCAGGATCGCAAGAAAACGCTGGCTGCGCGCGTTGCGGGTTTGGATAAAGTTGTTTATCACAACAAGATTGGTACCCAGGCGGAGCGTGTGGAACGGATTTGGGCAATCGCGCAGGCGATTGGATTGCGATTGGGCGGTAATGTGCTTGCGGCCCAAGCCGGCGAAGCCGCCATGCTATCCAAAGCAGATCTGCTTACCGGCATGGTAGGCGAGTTCCCCGAGTTGCAAGGCATCATGGGGCGCTATTATGCCCAGCATGACGGACTGTCACACGATATTGCATTTGCCATCGAAGATCACTACAAACCACGATTTGCGGGTGATGAGTTGCCGCGTAATATGACCGGACTCTGCGTCGCATTGGCAGACAAGCTGGAGACGCTGGTAGGCATGTTTGGCATCGGACAGACTCCGACCGGTGATAAAGACCCATTTGCATTACGCCGTAATGCCTTGGGCGTGACGCGTATGCTGACAGAAAAAAAAATCGAAATCTCTCTGGAAGAGGTAATCAGAATTTCAAGTGGAGTGTTCAATAACAAGATTAATTTCGGTGATGCCGAGTCTCATCAGTTGCTTAATTTCATCTATGAAAGAATGTCCAGTCAGTTGCGTGAACAAGGCTACTCACCACAACAGATTGAAGCGGTTATTGCCAAACGGCCGCAATTTTTGAACGAAATTCATCAGCGCCTTGCCGCCGTCCGCGCTTTTTCCGCTTTACCGGAAGCTGAAAGCCTTGCGGCTGCAAACAAACGGGTAAGCAATATTCTGAAAAAGGCTGAAGGTGCGGTCAGCAGCGCGGTGAATGCCGCACTTTTGCGGGAGCCTGCCGAGCAGGCATTGCATGCCGCACTCAATACCGTCATGCCAAAAACAGACATCGCCTTTAAACTCGGAAAATTCAGCCTTGCTCTGCAGGAACTCGCAGCATTGAGAACACCGGTGGACACATTCTTCGACAAGGTGATGGTGAATACGGAGGATGCCGATTTGCGCGCCAATCGTCTTGCTCTGTTGGCCCAGTTACGGCAGGAAATGAATCGCGTGGCTGATATTTCCAAGTTGGCTACTTAA
- the glyQ gene encoding glycine--tRNA ligase subunit alpha, with the protein MLTFQEIILTLQHYWDKQGCALLQSYDMEVGAGTSHTATFLRALGPEPWKAAYVQPARRPKDGRYGENPNRLQHYYQFQVVLKPPPPGILDLYLGSLEELGFDLKQNDIRFVEDDWENPTLGAWGLGWEVWLNGMEVTQFTYFQQVGGLNCKPITGEITYGLERLAMYLQGVENVFDLTWAQGLSYRDVYHQNEVEQSAYNFEHSDMDFLLNAFASHETQARYLVEHGLALPAYEQVLKTAHTFNLLDARGAISVTERAAYIGRIRDLARSVAQAYYESRRRLDFPMAPREWVEQMTEKIA; encoded by the coding sequence ATGCTCACATTCCAGGAAATTATTCTCACCCTGCAACATTATTGGGACAAACAGGGTTGCGCGCTGCTCCAGTCCTATGACATGGAAGTCGGCGCCGGCACTTCACACACCGCCACCTTTCTTCGCGCCCTCGGGCCGGAACCCTGGAAAGCCGCTTATGTTCAGCCTGCGCGCCGGCCCAAGGATGGACGCTATGGTGAAAATCCAAATCGCTTACAACATTACTATCAATTTCAGGTCGTGCTGAAGCCTCCTCCTCCCGGTATCCTGGACCTGTATCTTGGTTCACTGGAAGAACTCGGCTTTGATTTGAAGCAAAACGATATTCGTTTTGTTGAGGATGATTGGGAAAACCCGACGCTGGGTGCGTGGGGTTTGGGTTGGGAAGTATGGCTGAACGGGATGGAGGTGACACAGTTTACGTATTTCCAGCAAGTCGGCGGATTGAACTGCAAGCCGATTACGGGCGAGATCACGTACGGTCTGGAGCGGCTTGCCATGTATCTCCAGGGAGTGGAAAACGTGTTCGATCTGACCTGGGCGCAAGGTCTCTCCTACCGTGACGTATACCATCAGAATGAAGTCGAGCAATCAGCCTACAATTTCGAGCACAGTGATATGGATTTTTTGCTGAATGCCTTTGCCAGTCACGAAACGCAAGCCCGGTATCTGGTGGAACACGGGCTTGCGCTGCCAGCCTATGAGCAGGTGCTGAAAACCGCGCATACATTCAATCTGCTGGATGCGCGCGGTGCGATCTCCGTTACAGAGCGCGCGGCCTATATTGGGCGAATTCGCGATCTCGCCCGTAGCGTAGCGCAAGCCTACTACGAGAGCCGCAGACGGTTGGATTTTCCGATGGCGCCGCGCGAGTGGGTCGAGCAAATGACGGAGAAAATCGCTTGA
- the lnt gene encoding apolipoprotein N-acyltransferase, whose protein sequence is MSKKTLRSQLALSFLLGAITVLGFAPFYLFPVPVFTLALLCHFWRISATSMRAALLGFIFGMGMFSAGVTWIYISLHDFGAMPMPAAVLALVVLCAYLALFPALTGWILTKLRISAPIVWSLAAGALWGLSDWLRSFLFTGFPWLTLGYSQAPAGPLGGFAPVMGVYGVSLVLVLSAALICLLFEKRFREWRYLLPLLAIWFIGFGLQQIRWTEPQGEPVTVSLLQGNISQDLKWREDQLVTSMDTYARLTLESSSRLIITPEISIPLYRDEVPSSYLARLATHAKRNNGDILVGMVEAPGGRSEYYNSMFSFGTSPDQSYRKYHLVPFGEFIPLKPVFGWVIDVLKIPLLDFSRGGLDQQPMSLAGQRVAVNICYEDVFGEEIIKQLPQATLLANVSNDAWFGRSIGPRQHLQISQMRAMETGRYMLRATNTGVTAIINERGIVLQEAEVFTTTALHGMAQGYAGATPYVRFGNNLLFILAGVLLVIGLLPIFRGEHKNL, encoded by the coding sequence GTGTCGAAAAAAACACTCCGTTCGCAATTAGCCCTCTCATTTCTGCTCGGCGCAATTACTGTTCTCGGTTTTGCGCCGTTTTATCTTTTTCCAGTTCCCGTTTTCACGCTCGCGCTGCTATGCCACTTCTGGCGCATAAGCGCGACATCCATGCGCGCCGCCTTACTGGGCTTCATCTTCGGCATGGGCATGTTCAGCGCGGGAGTCACCTGGATTTACATCAGCCTGCATGACTTCGGCGCAATGCCGATGCCAGCCGCGGTGCTTGCGCTGGTCGTTTTGTGCGCCTATCTCGCTTTATTCCCCGCATTGACAGGCTGGATATTGACGAAGTTGCGCATCAGCGCGCCCATCGTCTGGTCATTGGCCGCAGGTGCGTTATGGGGGTTGTCCGACTGGCTGCGCAGCTTCTTGTTCACCGGCTTTCCGTGGCTGACACTGGGCTACTCGCAAGCGCCGGCCGGCCCATTGGGAGGTTTTGCCCCCGTCATGGGTGTTTATGGCGTATCACTGGTACTCGTTCTAAGCGCGGCACTGATATGTCTATTATTCGAAAAGCGATTTCGGGAATGGCGTTACCTGCTGCCGCTTCTGGCAATCTGGTTTATCGGTTTCGGCTTGCAGCAGATCCGCTGGACTGAACCACAAGGTGAACCGGTCACAGTAAGCCTGCTACAGGGAAATATCTCGCAGGATTTGAAATGGCGGGAAGATCAGCTCGTCACGTCGATGGATACGTACGCCAGACTCACGCTGGAAAGCAGCAGCCGCCTCATTATCACGCCCGAGATTTCGATACCGCTGTACCGTGACGAGGTACCGTCGAGTTATCTGGCACGACTGGCTACTCATGCCAAACGGAATAATGGCGATATCCTGGTCGGCATGGTTGAAGCCCCCGGCGGACGCAGCGAATACTACAACTCCATGTTCAGCTTCGGCACATCTCCCGATCAGAGCTACCGCAAGTACCATCTGGTGCCGTTTGGAGAATTCATTCCATTGAAGCCTGTGTTCGGCTGGGTCATCGATGTATTGAAAATCCCGTTATTGGATTTCTCGCGCGGAGGGCTTGACCAGCAACCGATGAGTCTGGCCGGACAAAGGGTTGCGGTGAACATCTGCTACGAAGATGTATTTGGAGAGGAAATCATCAAGCAATTACCTCAAGCCACGCTCCTCGCCAACGTCAGCAATGACGCCTGGTTTGGCCGGTCCATCGGTCCGCGGCAACACCTGCAGATTTCGCAAATGCGCGCAATGGAGACGGGGCGTTATATGCTGCGCGCCACCAATACCGGCGTTACCGCCATTATTAACGAACGCGGCATCGTGTTGCAGGAAGCGGAAGTATTTACCACAACTGCGCTGCACGGTATGGCGCAAGGATACGCCGGTGCAACGCCCTATGTCCGTTTCGGCAATAATCTGTTATTCATACTCGCCGGCGTATTGCTGGTTATCGGCTTGTTGCCGATTTTTCGCGGCGAGCACAAAAACCTGTAA
- a CDS encoding sensor histidine kinase, with amino-acid sequence MSTEDLTLDLLAYHAFPHLASALRLRQDAIVQAWEAAVVQTLPAADALTLQNLRNSIPLILQEIIDAFASDKPSVTRNLVEGSKMHGESRFQENYNIRELVVEYRLLRRVIIEQVTEAMDERLDMRSNIALNMAVDTALQSGVIRFIEHLQQQNRTSTEVQAKYLSFLSHDLRNHLHHAMLHVQLLVKRLTQVPEFADSVADLESVKRAILQTTAGMDRMLQSEQLRKEPVHHTAEPVDLKLLLSEITSQFAHEAKAKGIKLDSDVPDGAQAIGDEGLLTLVLQNLLGNAMKYSSEGEIKILARKDANSEEDIDWVLSVSDQGPGIAPENLSHLFDAFRRGDTYGQPGVGLGLAIASEATRLLGGKLEVQSKVGVGSTFRLMLPRKDQDQNVIQGNKP; translated from the coding sequence ATGTCCACGGAAGACTTGACGCTTGATCTCCTGGCCTACCACGCGTTCCCTCACCTCGCATCTGCCTTAAGGCTGCGGCAGGACGCTATCGTCCAGGCGTGGGAGGCCGCCGTGGTTCAGACGCTTCCCGCTGCCGACGCACTCACCCTCCAGAATCTTCGCAACTCGATACCATTGATCCTGCAAGAGATCATAGACGCATTCGCCTCGGATAAACCATCCGTCACTCGCAATCTCGTTGAAGGCAGCAAAATGCATGGCGAGTCCCGCTTCCAGGAAAACTATAATATACGTGAGCTGGTCGTTGAGTACCGTCTACTGCGCCGGGTCATCATCGAGCAAGTCACGGAAGCAATGGATGAGCGGCTGGATATGCGGAGTAACATCGCTTTGAACATGGCCGTGGACACCGCGCTGCAAAGCGGAGTCATCAGGTTTATCGAACACCTGCAGCAGCAGAATAGAACCTCCACCGAGGTTCAGGCCAAGTATCTTTCGTTTCTTTCGCATGATCTCCGCAACCATCTGCACCACGCCATGCTTCACGTGCAGCTTCTCGTCAAAAGGCTGACTCAAGTACCTGAGTTCGCGGATAGCGTCGCGGACCTGGAATCCGTCAAGCGTGCGATACTCCAGACGACCGCCGGGATGGATCGGATGCTTCAGTCGGAGCAATTGCGGAAAGAACCTGTTCATCACACAGCGGAACCAGTGGATCTGAAATTGTTGCTCTCCGAAATTACCAGCCAGTTTGCGCATGAAGCCAAAGCCAAAGGGATAAAGCTGGATTCGGACGTACCCGATGGAGCGCAGGCCATCGGTGACGAAGGGTTGCTGACGCTGGTATTGCAGAATCTGCTGGGTAATGCGATGAAATATAGTTCCGAAGGCGAAATAAAAATACTGGCCCGGAAGGATGCGAATAGTGAAGAAGACATCGATTGGGTATTAAGCGTTAGCGATCAGGGGCCGGGTATCGCACCGGAAAACCTGAGTCATTTGTTTGATGCCTTCCGCCGGGGTGATACGTATGGTCAACCGGGCGTAGGTCTGGGGCTTGCCATCGCCTCGGAAGCGACCCGGCTTTTGGGCGGCAAATTGGAAGTTCAGTCCAAAGTGGGAGTGGGTTCCACGTTTCGATTAATGCTGCCCAGGAAGGATCAGGACCAGAACGTGATTCAGGGCAATAAGCCGTGA